A stretch of the Cyanobacteria bacterium GSL.Bin1 genome encodes the following:
- a CDS encoding DUF502 domain-containing protein has translation MIERFKQNLKNDLIAGLLVVIPLATTIWLTITIANWVINFLTRIPKQLNPFEGLHPILTNLLNLVVGLAVPLLFILFIGLMARNIAGRWLLDVGEQVLQAIPLAGSVYKTLKQILETLLQDSKSKFRRVVMVEYPRPGLWTLAFVTGSVSTQFQSHLSKPMLSLFIPTTPNPTTGWYAMVPEEEVINLQISVEDAFKVLISAGIVSPTTTIPPQFKPQPQNGKPAAPSTVAATNSTVSGETENANGQANN, from the coding sequence GTGATCGAACGTTTCAAGCAAAACCTGAAAAATGACTTAATTGCGGGTTTGCTGGTCGTCATTCCCTTAGCAACGACCATTTGGCTGACGATTACCATCGCCAATTGGGTGATTAACTTTCTCACCCGCATCCCGAAACAACTCAACCCTTTTGAGGGGCTACACCCCATTTTGACCAACTTGCTCAATCTGGTTGTTGGCTTAGCCGTACCATTACTATTTATTTTGTTCATCGGCTTAATGGCGCGGAATATTGCAGGGCGTTGGTTGCTCGATGTGGGGGAACAAGTCTTACAAGCTATTCCTCTGGCGGGTTCGGTTTATAAAACGCTGAAACAAATTCTTGAAACCCTTTTACAAGATTCTAAAAGTAAATTTCGGCGCGTGGTTATGGTCGAGTATCCTCGCCCTGGCTTATGGACTCTGGCATTTGTCACGGGTAGCGTTAGTACCCAGTTTCAGTCTCATTTATCCAAACCAATGCTGAGCTTATTTATTCCCACGACACCGAACCCAACGACCGGGTGGTACGCCATGGTTCCCGAGGAAGAAGTCATTAACTTACAAATTTCAGTAGAGGATGCCTTCAAAGTTTTAATTTCTGCTGGAATTGTCAGTCCCACGACCACAATTCCCCCTCAGTTTAAGCCGCAACCGCAAAATGGAAAGCCTGCAGCACCCTCCACTGTTGCTGCTACTAACTCTACTGTTTCAGGAGAAACTGAAAATGCAAATGGGCAAGCCAACAATTAA
- a CDS encoding glycogen debranching protein, with translation MTIWVNEQLDPSGLLYACIASCNQQAAEDCHQSFQQNLTETQKAQGWVARLRTVHSWEEVPVNALKLN, from the coding sequence ATGACGATTTGGGTCAATGAACAACTCGATCCTTCCGGTTTGCTTTACGCCTGTATTGCATCCTGCAATCAACAAGCAGCAGAAGATTGTCATCAATCCTTTCAACAAAATTTGACAGAAACTCAAAAAGCACAAGGTTGGGTTGCCCGTCTCCGAACCGTCCATTCTTGGGAAGAGGTTCCTGTCAACGCCCTGAAACTCAATTAA
- a CDS encoding GNAT family N-acetyltransferase, producing the protein MDEINSVRVRAARRDDISAIMGLIKALAAYEQLSDAVTGDAATLAEHLFGEMPYAEVVVAEWEEKIVGFALFFTNYSTFLTQPGLYLEDLFVLSDYRGFGVGRALLGAVAAIAHQRGAGRLEWSVLDWNQNAIAFYEQMGAQVLPDWRICRVTGTAIAQLASPLNSENLLP; encoded by the coding sequence ATGGATGAGATCAATTCTGTCCGAGTTCGAGCAGCAAGGCGCGATGATATTTCTGCCATTATGGGGTTAATTAAAGCCTTAGCTGCTTATGAACAACTTTCCGACGCCGTAACCGGAGATGCGGCAACGTTAGCCGAGCATTTATTTGGCGAAATGCCCTATGCAGAAGTAGTTGTGGCTGAGTGGGAAGAGAAAATAGTGGGTTTTGCCCTATTTTTTACCAATTATTCGACGTTTCTCACTCAACCGGGTTTATATCTCGAAGACTTATTTGTCTTGTCAGATTATCGTGGTTTCGGTGTTGGTCGGGCTTTATTAGGGGCTGTTGCCGCGATCGCGCACCAACGAGGAGCAGGACGCTTAGAATGGAGTGTCCTCGATTGGAACCAAAATGCCATTGCCTTTTATGAGCAAATGGGAGCGCAAGTGTTGCCCGACTGGCGGATTTGTCGCGTGACAGGAACCGCAATTGCACAACTCGCTAGCCCCCTGAATTCTGAAAATTTGTTGCCTTAA
- a CDS encoding RNA polymerase sigma factor, RpoD/SigA family, translating into MTSQETKPDESLTPTEGFETLLSPLEETEVSAMQLVEVDFSQEENSDLNHSQRSKYEDTVGAFFKEMARYPLLKPEEEVELAQQVKLAADIENQRQELAENLGCSPSKQALADTLEIGIKELERKLYQGRVAKRRMIRSNLRLVVSIAKRYLNRGVPFLDLIQEGAIGLNRAAEKFDPNKGYKFSTYAYWWIRQAITRTIANDARTIRLPIHIVEKLNKLKKAQRDLKQELQRNPTEAELAEALDVSESQLHQLLQLRRQSLSLNHRVGKGEDTELLELLEDHEMRLPEDQMNEAMMNQEICDVLSDVLTEREKDVISMRYGLNASQPYTLEEVGFMFNLSRERVRQIQSKAMRKLRRPQVARRLKGWL; encoded by the coding sequence ATGACGAGCCAAGAAACAAAACCTGATGAGTCTCTAACCCCGACCGAGGGCTTTGAAACCTTACTTTCTCCCTTAGAAGAAACTGAAGTTTCAGCAATGCAATTAGTCGAGGTCGATTTTTCTCAGGAAGAAAATAGTGACCTCAATCATTCTCAAAGAAGCAAATATGAGGATACAGTTGGTGCTTTTTTCAAAGAAATGGCCCGTTATCCGCTGCTGAAACCAGAAGAAGAAGTGGAACTGGCTCAACAGGTTAAGTTAGCTGCCGATATCGAAAATCAACGCCAAGAATTAGCGGAAAATTTGGGTTGTTCTCCAAGCAAACAAGCATTAGCAGATACTCTAGAAATAGGAATTAAAGAGTTAGAGCGCAAACTGTATCAGGGACGAGTGGCGAAACGACGGATGATTCGCTCTAATTTGAGATTAGTGGTTTCTATTGCCAAACGCTATCTCAATCGAGGCGTTCCCTTTTTAGATTTAATTCAAGAAGGGGCAATTGGTTTAAATCGAGCTGCCGAAAAATTTGATCCCAATAAAGGTTATAAATTCTCGACTTATGCCTATTGGTGGATTCGCCAAGCCATTACTCGCACTATTGCTAATGATGCTCGTACCATTCGTCTGCCGATTCATATTGTCGAAAAACTGAATAAGCTGAAAAAAGCCCAGCGAGATCTTAAACAAGAATTGCAGCGTAATCCCACAGAAGCTGAATTAGCTGAAGCGTTAGATGTATCCGAGTCGCAACTTCATCAACTTTTGCAATTGCGTCGTCAGTCTCTCTCTCTCAACCATCGTGTGGGGAAAGGAGAAGATACGGAGTTATTGGAACTACTCGAAGATCATGAAATGAGATTGCCTGAAGATCAGATGAATGAAGCGATGATGAATCAGGAAATCTGCGATGTTTTGAGTGATGTTCTCACCGAACGAGAAAAAGATGTCATTTCCATGCGCTATGGCTTAAATGCCAGCCAACCCTACACCCTAGAAGAAGTCGGTTTTATGTTTAACTTGTCTCGGGAACGCGTCCGTCAAATTCAAAGCAAAGCCATGCGGAAGCTACGACGCCCCCAAGTGGCACGTCGGTTAAAAGGGTGGTTATAA